One Pectobacterium colocasium DNA segment encodes these proteins:
- a CDS encoding N-6 DNA methylase produces MSISSVIKSLQDIMRKDAGVDGDAQRLGQLSWLLFLKIFDTQEEELELEQDHYQFPIPQRYLWRSWAANSEGITGDALLEFVNDDLFPTLKNLTAPIDKNPRGFVVKQAFSDAYNYMKNGTLLRQVVNKLNEIDFSSSQERHLFGDIYEQILRDLQSAGNAGEFYTPRAVTRFMVNRIDPKLGESIMDPACGTGGFLACAFDHVKAHYVNTTEDHKTLQKQIYGVEKKQLPHLLCTTNMLLHGIEVPIQIRHDNTLNKPLSSWDEQLDVIVTNPPFGGTEEDGIEKNFPAEMQTRETADLFLQLIIEVLADKGRAAVVLPDGTLFGEGVKTKIKKLLTEECNLHTIVRLPNGVFNPYTGIKTNILFFTKGQPTKEVWFYEHPYPDGVKNYSKTKPMKFEEFQAEIDWWGNEADGFASREENNQAWKVSIDDIIARNFNLDSKNPYQGETLSHDPDELLAQYQTQQAEISELRNQLRDILGAALAGNKGAN; encoded by the coding sequence ATGTCGATTAGTTCAGTCATTAAATCCCTTCAGGACATTATGCGTAAAGACGCCGGGGTGGACGGCGATGCCCAGCGCCTCGGGCAACTTTCATGGCTGTTGTTTTTGAAGATTTTTGATACCCAGGAAGAAGAACTGGAACTGGAGCAGGATCACTACCAGTTCCCGATCCCACAACGCTATTTATGGCGTAGCTGGGCGGCAAACAGCGAGGGCATCACCGGTGATGCGCTACTGGAATTTGTGAATGACGATCTGTTCCCGACCCTGAAAAACCTCACCGCGCCGATTGATAAGAACCCGCGTGGCTTTGTGGTCAAACAGGCGTTCAGCGATGCCTACAACTACATGAAAAACGGTACGCTGCTGCGTCAGGTGGTCAACAAGCTCAACGAAATCGACTTCAGCAGCAGCCAGGAGCGCCATCTGTTTGGCGATATCTACGAACAGATCCTGCGCGACTTGCAAAGCGCCGGTAATGCGGGCGAGTTCTATACTCCGCGTGCGGTGACGCGCTTTATGGTCAACCGTATTGACCCGAAACTGGGCGAGTCCATTATGGACCCGGCCTGCGGCACTGGCGGCTTTCTTGCCTGTGCGTTCGACCATGTGAAAGCGCATTACGTTAACACCACTGAAGACCACAAAACGCTGCAAAAACAGATCTATGGCGTAGAGAAAAAACAGCTTCCCCATCTGCTGTGTACCACCAATATGCTGTTGCACGGTATTGAAGTGCCGATACAAATCCGTCACGACAATACGCTCAACAAGCCGCTCTCTTCCTGGGACGAACAACTGGATGTGATTGTCACCAACCCGCCGTTTGGCGGAACCGAAGAAGACGGCATCGAGAAAAACTTCCCAGCAGAAATGCAGACCCGCGAAACCGCCGATCTGTTCCTGCAACTGATTATTGAAGTGCTGGCCGACAAAGGTCGCGCGGCGGTGGTGTTGCCGGACGGTACGCTGTTTGGTGAAGGCGTGAAAACCAAAATCAAAAAGCTGCTTACCGAGGAATGCAACCTGCACACCATTGTGCGTTTGCCGAACGGCGTGTTTAACCCGTATACCGGCATTAAAACCAATATTCTGTTCTTCACCAAAGGCCAGCCAACCAAAGAAGTGTGGTTTTATGAGCACCCGTACCCAGACGGCGTGAAGAACTACAGCAAAACCAAACCGATGAAGTTTGAAGAGTTTCAGGCGGAAATCGACTGGTGGGGTAATGAAGCGGATGGCTTTGCCAGCCGCGAAGAGAATAATCAGGCGTGGAAAGTCAGCATCGATGACATCATCGCTCGCAACTTTAACCTCGATAGCAAGAACCCGTATCAGGGCGAAACCCTCAGCCACGACCCGGACGAGCTGCTGGCGCAGTACCAGACGCAACAGGCGGAAATCAGCGAGCTGCGTAACCAATTACGTGACATCCTCGGTGCCGCACTGGCAGGTAACAAGGGGGCGAACTGA